The proteins below come from a single Biomphalaria glabrata chromosome 10, xgBioGlab47.1, whole genome shotgun sequence genomic window:
- the LOC106053119 gene encoding kelch-like protein 6, which yields MAMSDQLARAVVKGIQAQMVRCPFDDVIVTVEGREFKCHRLMLSASSDYFRAMFQSGMKEDLERKVEVKGLSAEVFQLIIESVYYARDILTIDNVSNVRHAANQLQIDYLLQACEMIQLKRLSKESSVDIYINAKLLNSRQLMDQSWSVIIQEFDYLRKLEDILYLDFEDMKNLVSDDNLWVPSEDVVVETILDWVNLRQSELSLEYAEFREKGKKDKDETSNSTKQAEQGTLVASKKHKKKKKRKS from the coding sequence atggcGATGTCAGATCAGTTAGCCAGGGCTGTAGTAAAAGGAATTCAAGCGCAGATGGTAAGATGCCCCtttgatgacgtcattgtgACTGTTGAAGGCAGAGAGTTCAAATGTCATCGTCTTATGCTGAGTGCTTCTTCAGACTATTTTCGAGCAATGTTTCAGTCTGGGATGAAAGAAGATTTAGAGAGGAAGGTCGAGGTCAAGGGCCTTAGTGCTGAAGTTTTCCAATTGATAATAGAGTCAGTGTACTACGCCAGAGATATCCTCACCATTGACAATGTATCAAATGTGAGGCATGCTGCCAATCAGCTGCAAATCGATTATCTTTTACAGGCCTGCGAAATGATCCAATTGAAAAGGCTATCGAAAGAAAGTAGTGTAGACATCTATATCAATGCCAAGTTGCTGAATTCCAGACAACTAATGGATCAGTCTTGGAGTGTGATCATACAGGAGTTTGATTACCTGAGAAAACTGGAAGATATTTTGTATCTTGACTTTGAAGACATGAAGAACTTGGTTAGCGACGACAACTTGTGGGTCCCTTCAGAAGACGTGGTTGTTGAAACAATATTAGACTGGGTTAATTTACGTCAATCCGAGCTCTCGTTGGAGTATGCTGAGTTTCGCGAAAAGGGTAAAAAGGACAAAGATGAAACATCCAACTCGACGAAGCAGGCAGAGCAGGGCACATTGGTCGCTTCCAAAaagcataaaaagaaaaaaaaaagaaaaagctga